In a single window of the Calderihabitans maritimus genome:
- a CDS encoding RsbRD N-terminal domain-containing protein, with protein MKLENFLLQKKGAILKRWFDLLLEAYPDETVRFLKGEKNPFTNPVGHTIHQGIAGLYEGLLQGLDQDKTYTFLDNIIRIRAVQDFSPSQAVAFIFLLKKVIREELESEIRESRVSAEELLKFESKIDELALLSFDIYMECREKICDVRINETKNRLYRLLQKANLMVDYSEEEPDLQDGSVANRHEMRISR; from the coding sequence ATGAAATTGGAAAATTTTTTATTACAAAAGAAAGGCGCCATTTTGAAAAGATGGTTTGATCTGCTGTTGGAGGCTTATCCCGATGAAACTGTAAGGTTTTTAAAGGGAGAAAAGAATCCGTTTACAAATCCGGTGGGGCACACGATCCACCAGGGAATAGCAGGTCTATATGAGGGACTCCTTCAGGGATTGGACCAGGACAAGACTTACACCTTTCTAGATAATATTATTCGAATCAGGGCTGTTCAGGATTTTTCCCCTTCGCAGGCTGTTGCTTTCATCTTCCTTTTAAAAAAAGTAATCAGAGAGGAATTAGAAAGCGAAATCCGGGAAAGTCGGGTTTCTGCTGAAGAGTTGCTCAAATTTGAGTCCAAAATAGATGAATTGGCCCTTCTCTCTTTTGACATATATATGGAATGCCGAGAGAAGATCTGCGACGTCAGGATAAATGAGACGAAAAACAGGCTCTACAGATTACTGCAAAAGGCAAATCTAATGGTTGATTACTCGGAGGAGGAACCGGACTTACAAGACGGTAGCGTCGCTAACCGGCATGAAATGAGGATTAGTAGATGA
- the dsrK gene encoding sulfate reduction electron transfer complex DsrMKJOP subunit DsrK has protein sequence MASIPKPDELSKINYKPPRTGWMDTPVKFRPGTWCYGAKPKNLEAVGFPNPREWSPADEDWKLPDNWKEIILEGLRERLDRFRSLRIFMDICVRCGACADKCHFYIGSGDPKNMPVLRAELLRSVYRKDFTTAGKILGKFVGARELTEDVVKEWFYYFFQCTECRRCALFCPYGIDTAEITIIARELLNLLGCNIDWIAGAVANCYRVGNHLGIPPHAFKDMIEFCVDEIENLTGIKVEPTFNRKGAEVLFIAPSGDVFADPGTYTLMGYLMLFHEIGLDYTWSTYASEGGNFGLFTSHEMMKRLNAKMYAEAERLGVKWILGGECGHMWRVVHQYMDTMNG, from the coding sequence ATGGCATCAATTCCGAAACCAGATGAGCTATCAAAAATTAATTACAAACCTCCTCGAACAGGTTGGATGGATACTCCTGTTAAATTCAGGCCGGGTACCTGGTGTTACGGTGCGAAGCCTAAAAACCTTGAAGCTGTAGGGTTCCCTAACCCCAGGGAGTGGTCGCCGGCTGATGAAGACTGGAAACTTCCTGACAATTGGAAGGAGATCATTCTGGAAGGATTAAGGGAACGGTTGGACAGGTTCCGTTCTTTACGAATCTTTATGGACATTTGCGTGAGATGCGGTGCCTGTGCTGATAAGTGTCACTTTTATATTGGTTCAGGTGATCCCAAGAATATGCCTGTTCTCAGGGCTGAGCTTCTCAGATCGGTATATCGCAAGGATTTCACAACGGCAGGGAAAATTCTTGGGAAGTTCGTTGGAGCAAGAGAACTTACGGAAGACGTAGTAAAAGAGTGGTTTTACTATTTCTTTCAGTGTACTGAGTGCCGGCGTTGTGCCCTTTTCTGCCCTTACGGCATCGATACGGCTGAAATTACCATTATTGCCAGGGAGCTCCTCAATCTACTGGGATGTAACATTGACTGGATTGCTGGAGCTGTAGCCAACTGTTACAGGGTGGGGAATCACCTTGGCATTCCGCCCCATGCGTTTAAAGATATGATTGAATTTTGTGTAGACGAGATTGAAAATTTAACGGGCATTAAGGTCGAACCAACCTTCAACAGGAAGGGTGCGGAGGTTCTTTTCATTGCTCCCTCTGGTGATGTCTTCGCTGACCCTGGCACGTACACCCTGATGGGATATCTGATGCTTTTCCACGAGATTGGACTTGACTATACCTGGAGTACATACGCATCAGAGGGTGGAAACTTTGGTTTATTTACTTCTCATGAGATGATGAAAAGGCTAAACGCCAAGATGTATGCGGAAGCTGAGAGGTTAGGGGTGAAGTGGATCCTGGGAGGAGAATGCGGTCATATGTGGCGGGTTGTTCACCAGTACATGGACACTATGAATGG
- a CDS encoding (Fe-S)-binding protein — TGTKFENAKSTKMVHIVEFTADLIKHNKLKLDPSRNDHLKVTFHDSCNPARSMGLFEEPRYIIRNVCNHFHEMPENTIKEKTFCCGSGAGLNADENMEIRLRGGLPRANAVKYVREKYGVNMLACICAVDRAVLPTLMDYWVPGVGVAGVHELVGNALVMKGEKKRTTDLRGNPLNGVGGDENV; from the coding sequence TAACCGGCACGAAATTCGAGAACGCAAAATCTACGAAGATGGTGCACATTGTCGAATTTACGGCCGATCTTATCAAACATAACAAATTGAAATTGGATCCCAGCCGAAATGATCACCTGAAGGTCACATTTCATGACTCCTGCAACCCGGCTAGGTCTATGGGGTTGTTTGAAGAGCCGAGGTACATTATTAGAAATGTATGCAATCATTTCCATGAGATGCCGGAGAATACCATCAAGGAAAAGACCTTCTGCTGCGGAAGTGGGGCTGGCTTAAATGCTGACGAAAATATGGAAATAAGGTTGAGAGGAGGCCTTCCCAGGGCCAATGCGGTCAAATATGTTCGTGAGAAATACGGCGTGAATATGCTTGCCTGTATTTGTGCGGTTGATAGGGCCGTGTTGCCCACCCTAATGGATTACTGGGTTCCAGGGGTGGGGGTTGCTGGTGTTCACGAGCTGGTAGGAAATGCCTTGGTAATGAAGGGAGAAAAGAAAAGAACAACTGATCTCCGTGGCAACCCCTTAAACGGAGTGGGGGGCGATGAGAATGTATAA
- the dsrJ gene encoding sulfate reduction electron transfer complex DsrMKJOP subunit DsrJ, translating to MYNARNTVIGLILLIGLVSFPFWYSTGKAASAPQPKLDTPTIQELEEKRCVEATPYMRASHMQLLNEWRTSVIREGNRIYVAENGERYNMSLQNTCMECHSNKTQFCDRCHKYVGVKPDCWTCHIESKENKL from the coding sequence ATGTATAATGCACGTAACACAGTCATCGGGCTTATTCTGTTGATTGGTCTGGTTTCATTCCCTTTTTGGTATAGTACAGGGAAAGCTGCTTCTGCACCACAGCCGAAGCTCGACACCCCAACTATTCAGGAACTGGAGGAGAAAAGGTGTGTAGAGGCGACTCCCTACATGAGAGCCTCGCATATGCAGTTATTGAATGAGTGGAGAACATCAGTTATCCGTGAAGGCAACAGAATTTATGTAGCTGAAAACGGTGAGAGGTATAACATGAGTCTTCAAAATACATGTATGGAATGCCATTCGAACAAAACTCAATTTTGTGACCGGTGTCATAAGTATGTGGGAGTAAAACCTGACTGCTGGACATGTCATATCGAGTCAAAGGAGAATAAGCTATGA
- the dsrO gene encoding sulfate reduction electron transfer complex DsrMKJOP subunit DsrO produces the protein MRGKRMDRRTFLKVAGACVLGLGVMPVTDVFGGNDLPKILRNPNALVGKKWAMVVDMKKCWDNGEEGCVDCIRACHRTHNVPNIGNAKEEIKWIWTASYENAFPDQKNEYMEESLKGKPFIVLCNHCANPPCVRVCPTKATFKREDGIVIMDYHRCIGCRYCMAACPYGARSFNFKDPRPFIAEVNPKFPTREKGVVEKCNFCAERLAEGLLPACVEACKHGALVFGDLEDPESNVRKILRSNYIIQRKPQLGTKPNIYYIV, from the coding sequence ATGAGAGGAAAGAGAATGGATAGAAGGACGTTTTTGAAAGTCGCTGGAGCTTGTGTGTTGGGGCTCGGGGTCATGCCAGTGACTGATGTGTTCGGGGGAAACGATTTACCTAAGATTTTGCGGAATCCGAATGCCTTGGTAGGTAAAAAGTGGGCAATGGTCGTTGATATGAAGAAGTGTTGGGATAATGGCGAAGAGGGATGTGTAGACTGCATCCGTGCCTGCCATCGTACCCACAACGTTCCTAACATTGGAAACGCAAAGGAAGAAATTAAGTGGATTTGGACTGCGTCTTATGAGAACGCATTCCCGGATCAAAAAAACGAATACATGGAAGAGAGTCTAAAAGGTAAACCCTTTATAGTCCTTTGCAATCATTGTGCCAACCCTCCCTGCGTAAGGGTGTGCCCCACGAAGGCCACATTTAAGAGAGAAGACGGTATCGTCATTATGGATTATCACCGCTGTATCGGCTGCCGGTATTGTATGGCGGCATGCCCGTATGGAGCAAGAAGCTTCAATTTTAAAGACCCGCGGCCATTTATTGCGGAGGTTAATCCCAAGTTTCCAACAAGGGAGAAAGGCGTTGTGGAAAAGTGCAATTTCTGTGCGGAGAGGTTGGCTGAGGGTTTACTTCCAGCGTGCGTAGAAGCTTGTAAGCACGGGGCACTGGTTTTTGGCGACTTAGAAGATCCCGAGTCAAATGTAAGGAAAATATTACGTTCAAATTATATTATTCAGCGTAAACCACAACTTGGGACCAAGCCTAATATCTACTATATAGTATGA
- the dsrP gene encoding sulfate reduction electron transfer complex DsrMKJOP subunit DsrP has translation MLEMALKGSKRYWGWIISLLAVMGVGFSCYLLQLNKGLTITGLSRDVSWGLYIGQFTFLVGVAASAVTVVLPYYLHNVKTFGRITIFGEFLAVASVIMCLLFIFVDLGKPMRIFNILLYPTPNSIMFWDMIVLNGYLLLNMVIGWNVLEAERNSVPPPRWVRKLIYVSIPWAISIHTVTAFLYAGLPGRHYWLSAIMAARFLASAFASGPALLIILCFIMKRFTKFDAGREAIQKLAVIVTYATVISVFFVGLEFFTAFYSQVPAHGMHSLEYLFFGLDGHGRLVPLMWMFVILAAVALVLLINSKTREKESTLIVACVAVFVSMLIEKGLGLVVGGFVPNPFEIVTEYSPTLPEILITLGIWATGFLVLTIFYKIAVSVKEETG, from the coding sequence ATGCTTGAAATGGCCCTAAAAGGAAGTAAAAGGTACTGGGGATGGATAATAAGCTTGCTTGCTGTAATGGGGGTAGGTTTTAGTTGCTACCTCTTACAGCTGAATAAAGGTCTGACAATCACAGGCTTGAGCAGGGACGTTTCGTGGGGGCTTTATATAGGCCAATTTACGTTCCTTGTAGGAGTTGCAGCCTCAGCTGTTACGGTGGTTCTGCCGTATTACCTGCATAACGTTAAAACATTCGGCAGGATCACCATTTTTGGAGAATTTCTGGCTGTAGCCTCAGTGATAATGTGTTTGTTGTTTATTTTTGTAGACCTTGGTAAGCCGATGCGGATCTTTAATATATTGCTCTACCCGACACCTAATTCCATCATGTTTTGGGATATGATCGTCTTGAATGGATATCTTTTACTTAATATGGTGATCGGTTGGAACGTGCTGGAAGCAGAGCGTAATTCAGTGCCGCCGCCAAGGTGGGTGCGAAAATTAATATACGTTTCTATCCCTTGGGCCATCAGCATTCACACGGTCACAGCTTTCCTGTACGCCGGTCTTCCCGGCAGGCATTATTGGCTTAGCGCTATTATGGCAGCCCGTTTCCTTGCCTCCGCTTTTGCTTCCGGCCCTGCCCTTCTAATAATCTTATGCTTTATTATGAAGAGGTTTACCAAGTTTGATGCCGGTAGAGAGGCTATTCAGAAGTTAGCAGTAATTGTAACTTATGCCACGGTTATCAGTGTATTTTTCGTGGGACTTGAATTTTTTACCGCTTTTTACAGTCAGGTGCCGGCGCATGGTATGCATAGTCTGGAGTATCTTTTCTTCGGCCTGGATGGGCATGGAAGACTCGTTCCCTTAATGTGGATGTTTGTCATACTTGCAGCTGTGGCACTTGTGCTCCTGATTAATTCCAAAACGCGTGAAAAGGAGAGTACGCTGATAGTAGCGTGTGTGGCAGTATTTGTTTCAATGTTGATCGAAAAGGGGTTAGGTTTGGTTGTAGGCGGGTTTGTTCCAAATCCCTTTGAAATAGTAACTGAGTATTCGCCTACGTTGCCCGAGATATTAATCACCCTTGGAATCTGGGCAACCGGGTTTTTAGTGCTCACCATTTTTTACAAGATAGCCGTTTCGGTTAAGGAAGAGACAGGCTAG
- the dsrM gene encoding sulfate reduction electron transfer complex DsrMKJOP subunit DsrM produces the protein MGIGLSLILVIALVSVAYLGVEVADLRFLFGVIIPYAAVATFLAGLVYRVVKWASTPVPFRIPVTGGQQKSLPWIKASKFDNPSSTFGVVVRMALEVLVFRSLFRNTKMELRDGPKLAYYWEKWLWLAGLLFHWSFLIIFTRHLRFFTDPVPSFVKLIESADGFFRIGVQGLYITDVVILVAVTYLFIRRVVIPQVRYISLPSDYFPLFLILALAISGVLMRYFVRVDITAVKELTMGLVTFNPRVPEGIGAVFYIHLFLVSVLFAYFPFSKLVHMAGVFLSPTRNLPNDSRERRHINPWNYPVKVHTYEEYEEEFREQMKLAGLPVEKE, from the coding sequence ATGGGCATCGGATTGTCCTTGATTCTAGTTATAGCACTCGTTTCGGTTGCTTACCTGGGAGTAGAGGTGGCAGATTTGCGCTTCCTCTTCGGAGTAATCATACCCTATGCGGCCGTTGCTACGTTTCTTGCGGGTTTAGTCTATCGCGTTGTGAAGTGGGCAAGTACACCTGTTCCGTTTCGTATACCGGTGACTGGGGGACAACAGAAATCTCTTCCCTGGATCAAGGCCAGCAAATTTGATAACCCCTCCAGTACTTTCGGTGTTGTAGTTAGGATGGCACTAGAGGTCCTTGTTTTTCGTTCCTTGTTCAGGAATACCAAAATGGAATTGAGAGATGGTCCAAAGCTTGCCTATTATTGGGAAAAGTGGCTTTGGTTAGCAGGGCTGTTGTTTCACTGGTCCTTTTTGATCATTTTTACGAGGCATCTTCGGTTTTTCACCGATCCTGTACCTTCGTTCGTGAAACTCATTGAGAGTGCCGATGGGTTTTTCCGAATAGGTGTGCAGGGGCTTTATATAACAGATGTAGTGATATTGGTAGCTGTTACTTACCTCTTCATTAGAAGGGTTGTTATTCCCCAAGTGCGCTATATCTCTCTACCATCCGATTACTTTCCTCTGTTTCTTATTTTAGCTTTGGCCATATCCGGTGTTCTCATGCGATATTTTGTCAGAGTGGATATTACTGCCGTAAAAGAGTTGACTATGGGATTGGTCACTTTCAATCCTAGAGTTCCTGAAGGCATCGGTGCTGTTTTCTATATCCATCTGTTTCTCGTAAGCGTTCTTTTTGCTTACTTTCCATTTAGCAAGTTGGTGCACATGGCTGGAGTTTTCCTTAGTCCTACAAGAAACTTACCCAATGACAGTCGTGAGCGCCGGCATATCAATCCCTGGAATTATCCTGTCAAGGTCCATACATACGAGGAATACGAGGAAGAATTCAGGGAACAAATGAAGCTAGCTGGATTACCAGTTGAAAAAGAGTAA